Proteins encoded together in one Neobacillus sp. FSL H8-0543 window:
- a CDS encoding beta-glucoside-specific PTS transporter subunit IIABC, with amino-acid sequence MKYEQLAKDIIENVGGKENVNSVVHCITRLRFKLKDEGKANTDVLKNMDGVVTVMKSGGQYQVVIGNHVPDVYKAVAAEGGFQSSSPVDAEDNSKKGNLLNRFIDMISGIFTPILGVLVAAGMLKGFTALFVAIKWLDQQGGTYQILNAIGDGLFYFLPILLGYTAMKKFGGTPFLGVVIAMALVYPALGAIPGTHEPLYTLFKGTMFESPVYIEFFGIPVILMTYAMSVIPIIVAAFFAAKLEKGLSKVIPDVIKTFFVPMITMLIIVPLTFIIIGPIATWASQLLGQATVWVYDLSPVIAGAFLGGFWLVFVMFGLHWGLVPVAINNFAVEGFDPILALIFVHSFALAASILAIWIKTKSTKMKSLSAPAFISAIFGVTEPGMYGIALPLKKPFIFTLISSAIGGALLGIFGTVGYTMAGLGVFQWPSFIHPEEGLNTAFFGSIIAAVVGSVLAFVLTYFFGGINKNQEDTSVTKVASTKQNIKAETIVSPLNGEVKNLADINDAAFASGALGKGVAIEPTEGKMYAPVSGTVSALFPTNHAIGITTDEGAEILIHIGMDTVQLNGKYFTAHTAQGSRVEKGQLLIEFDVKAIQKAGFALTTPVLVTNHHNYEITPASDSTVKSQEVLLQLTAKQ; translated from the coding sequence ATGAAATACGAACAATTGGCAAAAGACATTATTGAAAATGTCGGCGGTAAAGAAAATGTTAACAGTGTTGTTCATTGTATTACTCGTCTGCGGTTCAAGTTAAAGGATGAAGGCAAGGCGAATACAGATGTATTAAAAAATATGGATGGCGTCGTCACCGTTATGAAAAGTGGCGGTCAATATCAAGTAGTTATCGGGAACCATGTACCTGATGTTTATAAAGCTGTTGCAGCAGAAGGTGGATTCCAGTCTTCAAGCCCAGTTGATGCTGAAGATAACAGTAAAAAAGGGAATCTATTAAACCGCTTTATAGATATGATTTCCGGTATCTTTACTCCAATACTAGGAGTATTAGTAGCAGCTGGTATGCTTAAAGGATTTACAGCTTTGTTTGTTGCAATAAAATGGCTCGATCAACAAGGTGGAACGTATCAAATTTTAAATGCAATTGGAGACGGCCTATTCTACTTCTTACCGATTCTATTAGGTTATACGGCTATGAAGAAGTTTGGTGGAACTCCATTCTTAGGTGTAGTTATAGCTATGGCTCTTGTTTATCCAGCGCTTGGAGCGATTCCTGGAACACATGAACCACTATACACATTATTTAAGGGAACAATGTTTGAATCTCCTGTGTATATTGAGTTCTTTGGTATTCCAGTGATTCTAATGACATATGCCATGTCTGTTATACCTATTATTGTTGCAGCATTTTTTGCAGCAAAATTAGAAAAAGGTTTATCCAAAGTTATACCAGATGTCATAAAAACATTCTTCGTTCCAATGATAACAATGCTAATTATCGTTCCTTTAACATTTATTATTATTGGTCCAATTGCAACTTGGGCAAGTCAGTTATTAGGTCAAGCAACTGTTTGGGTATATGATTTAAGTCCTGTAATTGCGGGGGCATTCCTAGGTGGATTCTGGTTAGTGTTTGTAATGTTCGGGTTACATTGGGGACTTGTTCCAGTTGCAATCAATAACTTTGCAGTTGAAGGTTTTGACCCAATCTTAGCTTTAATTTTTGTCCATTCATTTGCATTAGCAGCTTCTATTCTAGCTATTTGGATTAAAACAAAGAGCACAAAAATGAAATCACTTAGTGCACCAGCATTTATTTCAGCTATCTTTGGTGTAACGGAGCCTGGTATGTACGGAATCGCTTTACCACTTAAGAAACCATTTATTTTCACGCTTATTTCATCAGCTATCGGTGGTGCATTACTAGGAATATTCGGTACGGTAGGTTATACAATGGCGGGTCTTGGAGTATTCCAGTGGCCAAGCTTTATTCATCCTGAGGAAGGATTAAATACAGCATTCTTCGGTTCAATCATTGCTGCTGTAGTTGGGTCAGTCCTAGCTTTTGTATTGACCTACTTCTTCGGTGGAATTAATAAAAATCAAGAAGACACATCTGTAACAAAAGTAGCTTCAACTAAACAAAACATAAAAGCTGAAACGATCGTTAGTCCGCTAAATGGGGAAGTTAAAAACCTAGCTGATATTAATGATGCTGCCTTTGCATCTGGTGCGCTTGGAAAAGGTGTAGCCATTGAACCGACTGAAGGTAAGATGTACGCACCTGTATCTGGTACGGTTTCAGCGTTATTCCCAACTAATCATGCAATTGGTATTACAACGGATGAAGGTGCAGAAATATTAATTCACATTGGTATGGACACTGTCCAATTAAATGGAAAATATTTTACCGCTCATACTGCACAAGGTAGTCGAGTAGAAAAAGGACAGTTACTCATAGAATTTGACGTTAAGGCCATTCAAAAAGCAGGGTTCGCTTTAACAACACCTGTATTAGTAACAAACCATCATAACTATGAGATTACACCAGCATCTGATTCAACGGTTAAGTCTCAAGAGGTATTACTGCAATTAACAGCTAAACAATAA
- a CDS encoding 6-phospho-beta-glucosidase, with protein sequence MVKNTNGFPEGFLWGGATAANQIEGAYLEDGKGLTTVDLMPTGKKRWDVLTGNVDSFTPLKGEFYPSHEAIDFYHRYKEDIALFAEMGFKSFRLSISWARIFPNGDDEQPNEAGLKFYDDVFDELLKYGIEPVVTIAHFDVPVHLVEQYGSWRNRKLVGLFEKYATILFNRYKDKVKYWMTFNEINMLLHLPFVGAGLVFKEGENKLQIQYQAAHHQLVASALAVKACHEIIPDAMIGCMLAAGMTYPYTCNPDDVFKAMEKDRESFFFIDVQSRGEYPGYAKRFFKDNNLTIEMDAGDEELLKNGTVDYIGFSYYGSRATSTDPEILNQITSGNVFASVENPYLEKSEWGWPIDAKGFRITANQLYDRYQKPLFVVENGLGAVDEVTAEGEIKDDYRIDYLKKHIAAMAEAIYDGVEILGYTSWGPIDLVSASTGEMKKRYGYIYVDRDNEGNGSLKRIKKKSFDWYKKVIATNGENL encoded by the coding sequence TTGGTAAAGAATACGAATGGTTTTCCTGAAGGTTTCTTATGGGGAGGTGCTACTGCTGCCAACCAAATTGAAGGTGCCTATTTAGAAGATGGAAAAGGATTGACTACAGTTGACCTAATGCCGACTGGTAAAAAACGCTGGGATGTTTTAACTGGAAATGTTGATTCCTTTACACCGCTTAAAGGAGAATTTTATCCTTCACATGAAGCCATTGATTTTTACCACCGTTATAAAGAGGATATTGCTCTTTTTGCGGAGATGGGTTTTAAATCCTTCCGTCTTTCGATTTCCTGGGCGCGAATTTTTCCAAATGGAGACGATGAGCAGCCAAATGAAGCGGGTTTAAAATTTTACGATGATGTGTTTGATGAATTATTAAAATACGGCATCGAGCCAGTAGTAACGATTGCTCATTTTGATGTACCTGTTCATCTCGTTGAACAATATGGAAGCTGGAGAAACCGCAAGCTTGTGGGGCTTTTTGAAAAATACGCTACTATCCTTTTCAACCGTTATAAAGATAAAGTGAAATACTGGATGACGTTTAACGAAATCAATATGTTATTACACTTACCGTTTGTCGGTGCCGGGCTAGTTTTTAAAGAAGGTGAAAATAAGCTGCAAATTCAATATCAAGCAGCACACCATCAGCTTGTTGCTAGTGCACTAGCGGTGAAAGCCTGCCATGAAATCATCCCAGATGCAATGATTGGCTGTATGCTTGCGGCAGGTATGACCTATCCATATACATGTAATCCAGATGATGTCTTTAAGGCAATGGAAAAAGACCGTGAATCCTTCTTCTTTATTGATGTCCAGTCACGTGGTGAATACCCAGGATATGCAAAGCGATTCTTTAAAGACAATAATCTAACCATCGAGATGGATGCGGGCGATGAAGAACTTTTAAAGAATGGTACTGTCGACTATATTGGATTTAGCTATTATGGAAGCCGGGCAACAAGCACAGATCCAGAAATCTTAAATCAGATCACGAGTGGAAATGTGTTTGCTTCAGTTGAAAACCCATACTTAGAGAAGTCTGAGTGGGGATGGCCGATTGATGCGAAAGGCTTCCGAATTACCGCAAATCAGTTATACGATCGCTATCAAAAGCCATTGTTTGTCGTTGAAAATGGACTCGGTGCGGTCGATGAAGTCACCGCTGAAGGAGAAATCAAAGACGACTACCGCATTGACTATTTAAAAAAGCATATCGCTGCAATGGCAGAGGCCATTTATGATGGGGTAGAAATTCTCGGTTACACAAGCTGGGGACCCATTGACCTTGTTAGTGCCTCAACAGGTGAAATGAAAAAACGCTATGGCTATATTTATGTGGATAGAGATAATGAAGGCAACGGTTCATTGAAGAGAATAAAAAAGAAAAGTTTTGACTGGTATAAAAAGGTGATTGCGACAAATGGAGAAAACCTATAA
- a CDS encoding 6-phospho-beta-glucosidase: MTKRFPEGFLWGGATAANQLEGAYQEGGKGLNLADVLPGGKARLQLLGQPGFDFEIDQSKYTYPNHEAIDFYHRYKEDIALFAEMGFKVFRLSIAWSRIFPNGDELEPNEEGLAFYDRVFDELNKHGIEPLVTIAHYETPLHLIKEYGGWRNRELVGFFERYVRTIFTRYKDKVKYWLTFNEINGATHMPLLGLGFSPEKEETRLQDSFQGLHHQFVASAQAVKIGHEIIPGSQIGCMLIYAPVYSYDSNPVNLMHARQEADIFNFLCGDVQVRGEYPYFAKRYFKENNIALEIQEGDLETIKEGTVDFISFSYYMSRTDKKEKTAEEMGAGNLIGGVKNPFLKASDWGWEIDPVGLRISLNELYGRYQKPLMVVENGLGAYDKVEEDGSINDDYRIDYLREHIDQMGEAIEDGVNLMGYTSWGCIDLVSASSGEYSKRYGFIYVDKHDDGTGTLDRKRKKSFYWYKGVISSNGENL, translated from the coding sequence ATGACAAAACGATTCCCAGAAGGATTTTTATGGGGCGGGGCAACAGCAGCGAACCAATTAGAAGGAGCTTACCAAGAGGGTGGAAAGGGTCTTAATTTAGCAGACGTTTTACCTGGTGGAAAAGCAAGACTCCAATTACTAGGACAACCTGGCTTTGACTTTGAAATCGATCAATCAAAATATACGTATCCGAACCATGAGGCGATTGATTTCTATCACCGTTACAAAGAGGATATTGCACTATTTGCAGAAATGGGCTTTAAAGTATTCCGTTTGAGTATAGCATGGAGCCGTATTTTCCCTAATGGAGATGAATTAGAACCAAATGAGGAAGGCTTAGCCTTCTACGACCGTGTTTTTGATGAACTAAATAAACATGGAATTGAGCCGTTAGTAACAATAGCGCATTATGAAACACCATTACACTTAATCAAAGAATATGGTGGTTGGAGAAATCGTGAATTGGTTGGTTTCTTTGAGCGTTATGTAAGAACAATTTTTACACGATATAAAGATAAGGTTAAATATTGGCTAACTTTTAATGAGATAAACGGTGCAACTCATATGCCATTATTAGGACTCGGATTTTCACCTGAAAAGGAGGAAACACGTTTGCAAGATAGTTTCCAAGGTTTACATCACCAATTTGTTGCTAGTGCACAAGCGGTTAAGATCGGGCATGAGATTATTCCTGGTTCACAAATTGGTTGTATGTTGATTTATGCTCCAGTTTATTCGTATGATTCAAACCCTGTAAACTTAATGCATGCTAGACAGGAAGCAGATATCTTTAATTTCCTTTGTGGGGATGTGCAGGTTCGTGGGGAATATCCTTACTTTGCAAAAAGATATTTCAAAGAGAATAATATTGCGCTTGAAATTCAAGAAGGAGATCTTGAAACGATTAAAGAAGGAACAGTAGACTTCATCTCATTTAGTTACTATATGTCTCGTACGGATAAAAAAGAAAAAACAGCTGAAGAAATGGGTGCTGGAAACCTAATCGGCGGAGTTAAAAACCCATTCCTAAAAGCAAGTGATTGGGGATGGGAAATAGATCCTGTAGGTTTAAGAATTTCCTTAAATGAACTATATGGTCGTTACCAAAAACCTCTAATGGTTGTTGAAAACGGGCTAGGTGCCTATGACAAAGTAGAAGAGGATGGATCTATTAATGATGATTACCGAATTGATTACCTTCGCGAACACATTGACCAAATGGGCGAAGCAATTGAAGATGGTGTGAATCTAATGGGTTACACTAGCTGGGGTTGTATCGACCTAGTAAGTGCATCTTCAGGTGAGTATTCGAAGCGTTATGGCTTTATCTATGTGGATAAGCATGACGATGGAACAGGCACATTGGACCGTAAACGGAAAAAGTCATTTTACTGGTATAAGGGTGTTATTTCTTCAAATGGAGAAAATTTATAG
- a CDS encoding restriction endonuclease, with protein sequence MGMDFFDAFKMGLDLLWSMLTAEPLVTLGIMVFFGGSLLFALIVNVLREQKLRKSGILEVDKMSGRMFEEFLQALLKAKGYYVQLTPESGDYGADLILSTKGKKIIVQAKRYKKNVGVKAVQEIATAKSHYKSDECWVITNSFFTEQAKKLASSNKVRLVDRKQLMNWMLQENESNKGDSRTMG encoded by the coding sequence ATGGGAATGGATTTCTTTGATGCATTTAAGATGGGATTAGACTTACTATGGTCTATGTTAACGGCTGAACCTTTAGTAACTTTAGGGATAATGGTATTTTTTGGAGGCTCCCTATTATTTGCATTGATAGTTAATGTGCTGAGGGAACAAAAACTAAGAAAGTCAGGTATTTTAGAAGTTGATAAAATGTCAGGCCGGATGTTTGAAGAATTTCTTCAGGCTTTATTAAAAGCAAAAGGCTACTATGTACAATTAACACCAGAAAGTGGCGACTATGGGGCGGACCTAATTTTATCAACAAAAGGTAAGAAAATTATTGTTCAAGCAAAAAGATATAAGAAAAATGTTGGAGTAAAAGCTGTACAAGAAATAGCAACAGCAAAAAGCCATTACAAATCAGATGAGTGCTGGGTGATTACTAATAGCTTTTTTACCGAACAAGCTAAAAAACTAGCTAGTTCAAATAAGGTTAGGTTAGTTGATCGAAAGCAGCTAATGAATTGGATGCTACAGGAAAACGAAAGTAATAAAGGGGATAGTAGAACAATGGGATGA
- a CDS encoding multidrug efflux SMR transporter, with the protein MAWISLILAGLFEMFGVVMINKLHKDRNWQSLLLLILGFGASFIFLAYAMKSLPMGTAYAIWTGIGASGGAILGMVLYGESKDWRRVVFIAMVLGAAIGLKLVS; encoded by the coding sequence ATGGCGTGGATATCTTTAATCTTAGCAGGACTATTTGAAATGTTTGGTGTTGTTATGATAAATAAATTGCATAAAGACAGGAATTGGCAATCATTACTTCTATTAATTCTAGGATTTGGAGCAAGTTTTATATTTCTAGCTTATGCGATGAAATCACTACCTATGGGGACAGCTTATGCAATATGGACAGGGATTGGTGCGTCTGGTGGTGCAATATTAGGAATGGTGTTATATGGTGAATCAAAAGACTGGAGAAGAGTTGTTTTTATAGCAATGGTTTTAGGTGCAGCAATAGGATTAAAACTCGTTTCATAA
- a CDS encoding PRD domain-containing protein — protein sequence MRIEKVLNNNVVMTTNETNQEMVVMGRGLAFQKKVGNTIDPSKIEKTFVLKKQGVSDKLAKLLEDTSELYLNISAKILDFAHSQLPYSLDEYLYVALTDHISFAISRHKQGIHLKNPLLWEIRKYYKQEFQIALKALEIIEKETDITLGEDEAASIALHLVNSQLSGENMAAAVQITEIVNNILNIVKYHFTMELDENSVNYERFLTHLRFFAIRSARKEKLEETVDLFFFEQIQLKYPNAYACTEKIAVYLNNQFNWSLTKDEEVFLTVHIHRVTNRQRLK from the coding sequence ATGAGGATTGAGAAGGTTTTAAATAATAATGTCGTCATGACAACAAATGAAACCAACCAAGAAATGGTCGTTATGGGCAGAGGACTAGCCTTCCAAAAAAAGGTAGGAAACACGATAGATCCATCTAAAATTGAGAAGACCTTTGTATTAAAAAAGCAAGGTGTATCAGATAAGCTTGCTAAATTACTCGAAGATACATCTGAACTATACCTGAATATTTCTGCAAAAATCTTGGATTTTGCACATTCTCAACTTCCATATAGCTTGGATGAATATTTATACGTTGCGTTAACCGATCATATAAGCTTTGCGATAAGCCGACATAAACAGGGAATTCATTTGAAAAATCCATTGCTTTGGGAGATTCGTAAATACTATAAGCAAGAATTCCAAATTGCCTTAAAGGCCCTCGAAATTATTGAAAAAGAAACCGATATTACCCTAGGTGAGGATGAGGCTGCATCGATTGCCCTACATTTAGTGAATAGCCAGTTATCTGGTGAAAATATGGCAGCGGCTGTGCAAATTACCGAGATCGTTAATAACATCCTGAACATAGTAAAATACCATTTTACAATGGAATTGGATGAAAACTCCGTTAATTATGAACGGTTTTTGACGCACCTACGCTTTTTTGCTATCCGTTCCGCGCGTAAGGAAAAATTGGAGGAAACGGTGGATCTATTCTTTTTTGAACAGATCCAATTAAAGTATCCTAATGCTTACGCTTGCACTGAGAAGATTGCGGTTTACCTAAATAATCAATTTAATTGGAGTTTAACTAAGGATGAAGAAGTCTTTTTAACCGTGCATATTCATCGAGTAACAAATCGCCAAAGGTTGAAGTAA